Proteins from one Pseudomonas grandcourensis genomic window:
- a CDS encoding disulfide bond formation protein B has translation MSLACSRSLFFMAFIAGALAMGVSYYLEYAVGLRPCGLCLVQRGCLALLTGICLMASVHGPGRIGNVLYWLLSLCCSLAGTVTAWRQVLLQSLPAEQAAACSTHLADLSAHSPWLSVVQQMFKGAADCVEISWTLFDLSLTEWSLLFFVAMMILAVYQALRLVWTSYQRPLSGESSHRAFAGD, from the coding sequence ATGTCTTTGGCCTGCTCACGCTCCTTGTTTTTCATGGCTTTCATTGCGGGTGCCCTGGCGATGGGCGTTTCCTACTACCTGGAATATGCAGTCGGCCTGCGACCTTGTGGCTTATGTCTCGTTCAGCGGGGTTGCCTGGCGCTCCTTACCGGCATCTGCCTGATGGCTTCGGTCCATGGCCCCGGCCGCATCGGTAACGTTCTGTATTGGCTGCTCAGTCTTTGTTGCAGCCTGGCCGGCACTGTCACGGCGTGGCGACAAGTCCTGCTGCAAAGCCTTCCGGCGGAACAGGCAGCAGCGTGCTCGACGCATCTGGCGGACCTGTCGGCCCATTCGCCGTGGCTATCGGTCGTACAGCAGATGTTCAAGGGCGCTGCCGATTGTGTGGAAATTTCCTGGACGCTGTTCGATCTGAGTCTCACCGAGTGGAGCCTGCTGTTCTTCGTCGCGATGATGATTCTGGCCGTTTACCAGGCGCTGCGACTGGTCTGGACCAGCTATCAGCGACCACTCAGCGGCGAGTCGTCGCACCGGGCCTTTGCAGGCGATTAA
- a CDS encoding TIGR02444 family protein, which produces MSSDLWSFSLTTYARPGVEQACLQLQSAGVNVCLLLCGAWLGQRGVACDEQRLQQLRSVAVAWDTDVVRPLRALRTQWKAAATQDADLHTLREQVKALELEAERHLLLRLERAAQSWPQNTETDLSAWLEGAAAEAAHLHRDALHQLRVAVTGT; this is translated from the coding sequence ATGTCCTCTGACCTGTGGAGCTTTTCCCTGACCACTTACGCCCGCCCGGGCGTTGAGCAGGCGTGCCTGCAATTGCAGTCGGCGGGAGTCAATGTGTGCCTGTTGCTGTGTGGTGCGTGGTTGGGACAGCGAGGGGTGGCCTGCGATGAGCAGCGCTTGCAGCAACTACGCAGCGTGGCCGTAGCCTGGGACACCGATGTCGTGCGGCCGTTACGCGCCTTGCGCACACAGTGGAAAGCCGCGGCCACGCAAGACGCCGATTTGCATACCTTGCGTGAACAAGTGAAGGCACTGGAGCTGGAAGCCGAACGGCATCTGTTGTTGCGGCTGGAGAGAGCGGCGCAGAGTTGGCCGCAAAATACCGAGACCGATCTATCGGCCTGGCTGGAAGGTGCGGCGGCTGAGGCCGCCCACCTGCACCGCGACGCGCTGCATCAGCTGCGCGTCGCGGTAACCGGCACTTAG
- the rsd gene encoding sigma D regulator, producing the protein MLESCQNAQERWGGVHLLIDRWLQERHELIGAYDALGAKPEALGENRKPLQEFCGVLVDYVSAGHFEIYEQLTGEAKAFNDQRGLELAETIYPRIDVITEKLLAFNDLCDAGKCVAEEFQTLGGLLHERFELEDCLIEVLHTAHKETDSVQA; encoded by the coding sequence ATGCTCGAAAGTTGTCAGAATGCTCAGGAACGCTGGGGCGGAGTGCACCTGCTGATCGATCGCTGGTTGCAGGAACGACACGAACTGATCGGGGCCTATGACGCTCTCGGCGCAAAGCCTGAGGCGTTGGGCGAGAACCGCAAGCCCTTGCAGGAATTCTGCGGCGTGCTGGTCGATTATGTATCGGCCGGGCACTTCGAGATCTACGAGCAGCTGACGGGGGAGGCCAAGGCCTTCAACGACCAGCGTGGCCTGGAACTCGCCGAGACGATCTACCCGCGTATCGACGTCATCACCGAAAAGCTGCTCGCCTTCAATGACCTGTGTGATGCAGGAAAGTGTGTTGCCGAAGAGTTCCAGACACTCGGCGGCCTGTTGCATGAGCGCTTTGAGCTGGAAGACTGTCTGATCGAAGTGCTGCACACCGCCCACAAGGAAACTGATTCGGTTCAGGCCTGA
- a CDS encoding heme biosynthesis protein HemY has protein sequence MRRLYVIVFLVIAAAAALGLAIAEHSGYVLIAYKTFRYESSLWATLALMAVLWLVIWGIKSLVELVMASSGVVNPWSRRNRSRRVQVAIEHGQLDLAEGRWASAQRHLHRAAEAERQPLLYYLGAARAANELGNYEESDNLLERALERQPQAELAIALSHAQLQTDRGDTDGALATLQAMRERHPHNAQTLRQLQRLLLQRGDWSAVIRLLPELRKDKILPAAELAELERRAWGANLSLAAQREEDGTVGKQSLERAWQQLTSAQRQEPQLVLAYAEQLRQLGAQVEAEEVLRTALKRSYDSHLARLYGLVRGNDPTRQLQAAEGWLKDHPTDPGLLLTLGRLCLQNSLWGKARDYLESSLRIQRNPEACAELARLLAQMGDAERSNQLFQEGLGLLDERLLAAPLPVPVRA, from the coding sequence ATGAGACGCCTCTATGTGATCGTGTTCCTCGTGATCGCCGCTGCCGCTGCGCTGGGGCTGGCGATTGCCGAACACTCCGGCTATGTGCTGATTGCCTACAAGACCTTCCGCTATGAGTCGAGCCTGTGGGCTACCTTGGCGCTGATGGCTGTGCTCTGGCTGGTGATCTGGGGCATCAAATCGCTGGTCGAACTGGTGATGGCTTCCAGTGGCGTGGTCAACCCATGGTCACGGCGTAACCGCAGCCGTCGGGTGCAGGTGGCGATCGAACACGGTCAGTTGGACTTGGCCGAGGGTCGCTGGGCCAGCGCGCAACGGCACTTGCATCGGGCTGCCGAAGCCGAACGCCAGCCGCTGCTTTACTACCTCGGCGCTGCCCGTGCCGCGAACGAACTCGGCAATTACGAAGAAAGCGACAACTTGCTGGAGCGCGCCCTGGAGCGTCAGCCTCAGGCCGAGTTGGCGATCGCCTTGAGCCACGCCCAGTTGCAGACCGATCGCGGTGATACCGACGGTGCCCTCGCCACCCTGCAAGCCATGCGTGAACGCCATCCTCATAACGCTCAGACCCTGCGTCAGTTGCAGCGCCTGCTTCTACAGCGTGGTGACTGGTCGGCAGTGATTCGCCTGCTGCCGGAACTGCGCAAGGACAAAATCCTGCCGGCGGCCGAACTCGCCGAGCTGGAGCGTCGGGCCTGGGGGGCGAACCTGTCCCTGGCGGCGCAACGGGAAGAAGACGGAACGGTAGGGAAGCAATCGCTGGAACGTGCCTGGCAACAACTGACTTCGGCACAACGTCAGGAGCCGCAACTGGTGCTGGCGTATGCCGAGCAGTTGCGGCAACTGGGGGCTCAGGTCGAGGCCGAAGAAGTGCTGCGCACCGCGCTCAAACGCAGCTACGACAGTCATCTGGCACGACTCTACGGACTGGTTCGCGGCAATGATCCTACCCGCCAGTTGCAGGCCGCCGAAGGCTGGCTCAAGGACCATCCGACCGATCCGGGCCTGCTGCTGACACTGGGTCGTCTATGCCTGCAAAACAGCTTGTGGGGCAAGGCCCGGGACTATCTGGAAAGCAGCCTGCGTATACAACGCAATCCGGAAGCCTGTGCGGAGCTGGCACGCTTGCTGGCGCAAATGGGCGATGCCGAGCGCAGCAACCAGCTGTTTCAGGAAGGCCTGGGGTTGTTGGATGAACGCTTGCTCGCGGCCCCTCTGCCAGTGCCAGTCCGCGCTTGA
- the hemC gene encoding hydroxymethylbilane synthase codes for MSSRQIRIATRKSALALWQAEYVKARLEAAHPGLLVTLVPMVSRGDKLLDSPLSKIGGKGLFVKELETALLENEADIAVHSMKDVPMDFPEGLGLFCICEREDPRDAFVSNTYTSLDELPQGSIVGTSSLRRQAQLLTRRPDLEIRFLRGNVNTRLAKLDAGEYDAIILAAAGLIRLGFEDRITSAISVDDSLPAGGQGAVGIECRSADSEIHALLAPLHHQDTATRVTAERALNKHLNGGCQVPIACYAVLEGEQVWLRGLVGDPAGGLLLSAQARAPRGDAEALGVRVAEDLLSQGADAILKAVYGEAGHE; via the coding sequence ATGTCCTCTCGCCAGATCCGCATCGCCACCCGCAAAAGCGCTCTCGCCCTGTGGCAGGCCGAATACGTCAAAGCCCGTCTTGAAGCAGCTCATCCGGGCCTGCTGGTGACCCTCGTCCCCATGGTCAGCCGTGGTGACAAGCTGCTTGACTCACCGCTGTCGAAAATCGGCGGCAAGGGCCTGTTCGTCAAGGAACTCGAAACCGCGCTGCTGGAAAATGAAGCCGACATCGCCGTGCACTCCATGAAGGACGTGCCGATGGACTTCCCCGAAGGCCTCGGTCTGTTCTGCATCTGCGAGCGGGAAGACCCGCGCGATGCCTTCGTATCCAACACCTACACCAGCCTGGATGAGTTGCCCCAGGGCAGCATCGTCGGCACCTCCAGCCTGCGCCGCCAGGCTCAACTACTGACCCGTCGCCCGGACCTGGAAATCCGCTTCCTGCGCGGCAACGTCAACACTCGACTGGCCAAGCTCGATGCCGGCGAATACGACGCCATCATCCTCGCCGCTGCCGGCCTGATTCGCCTGGGATTCGAAGACCGCATCACCTCGGCCATCAGCGTCGACGACAGCCTTCCGGCCGGTGGCCAGGGCGCGGTGGGTATCGAATGCCGCAGCGCCGACAGTGAAATCCATGCGTTGCTGGCGCCCCTGCATCACCAGGACACCGCCACCCGCGTGACTGCCGAACGAGCCCTCAACAAGCACCTCAATGGCGGCTGCCAGGTGCCGATTGCCTGCTACGCCGTGCTGGAAGGCGAGCAGGTCTGGTTGCGCGGACTGGTGGGCGATCCAGCCGGTGGCCTGTTGCTCAGCGCACAAGCCCGCGCCCCTCGCGGCGATGCCGAGGCGCTGGGTGTGCGAGTCGCCGAAGACCTGCTCAGCCAGGGTGCCGATGCCATCCTCAAAGCGGTCTATGGCGAGGCTGGTCACGAGTGA
- a CDS encoding FKBP-type peptidyl-prolyl cis-trans isomerase — protein sequence MSRYLFLSLCVFFSVAQAGEKTQENEARDLAYSLGASLGERLRQEAPDLQLQALIEGLQQAYQGKPLALKDEQIQQILAEHEARIAMQSDEPQSEMALEKEQRFLATEKARPGVRELDDGVLLTELTPGTGAKAGPNGKVQVLYIGRLPDGTVFDQNSQPQWFSLDSVIAGWRSALQNMPVGAKWRLVIPSAQAYGADGAGDVIAPFTPLVFEVELRGATS from the coding sequence ATGTCGCGCTACCTTTTTTTATCGCTGTGCGTGTTTTTTTCTGTGGCCCAGGCCGGCGAAAAAACGCAGGAAAATGAAGCCCGTGATCTCGCTTACAGCCTGGGTGCAAGCCTTGGCGAACGCTTGCGCCAGGAGGCTCCCGACCTGCAGCTCCAGGCACTGATCGAAGGATTGCAGCAGGCCTATCAGGGCAAACCACTGGCGCTGAAGGACGAGCAGATCCAACAGATATTGGCCGAGCATGAGGCCCGGATCGCCATGCAGTCAGACGAGCCGCAAAGCGAAATGGCACTGGAAAAGGAACAGCGTTTTCTCGCCACGGAAAAAGCCAGACCCGGCGTTCGCGAACTGGATGATGGTGTGTTGCTGACCGAGTTGACGCCAGGCACTGGCGCCAAGGCCGGACCGAACGGCAAAGTGCAGGTGCTGTACATCGGTCGTTTGCCCGACGGTACGGTGTTCGATCAGAACAGTCAGCCGCAATGGTTCAGTCTCGACAGCGTGATCGCCGGATGGCGTAGCGCGCTGCAAAACATGCCGGTTGGGGCGAAATGGCGACTGGTGATTCCATCGGCTCAAGCCTATGGCGCCGACGGTGCCGGTGACGTGATCGCTCCGTTCACTCCACTGGTGTTCGAAGTCGAATTGCGCGGCGCCACCAGCTGA
- a CDS encoding uroporphyrinogen-III C-methyltransferase: MSETALPKDDSRPVLDAPVDAPVDAPVDEMPPPPAAEQRRGNGLAIIALLLGAAGVAVGGWGVWQVRHLQANNQQQLSQVQALNDQAQSLKLNEERLSARLAQLPPADELEARSRLVVQLQGDQQRLNQRLETVLGASRKDWRLAEAEHLLRLASLRLSALQDISSAQALVQGADEILREQNDPGSFAAREQVAKTLIALRSTEQPDRTGLFLRLGALRDQVASLTELAPEYKDRGDSLLGLTSDGDGASRWAQWWDQISRYIRIDFNADKNVRPLLAGQSLSQVRLALSLALEQAQWAALNGQPAVYSQVLDEARDILKGNFNPDNAQSKVMLEQVAELSRQPVTVVTPDMTGTLSAVQGYLERRNVNAEDSVKPLTRPAANAAPEATP, encoded by the coding sequence GTGAGCGAAACAGCCTTGCCTAAAGATGACTCGCGACCGGTGCTTGATGCACCTGTTGATGCTCCTGTCGATGCACCTGTTGATGAAATGCCGCCGCCACCTGCTGCCGAGCAGCGTCGAGGCAATGGTCTGGCAATCATCGCGCTGCTATTGGGTGCAGCCGGTGTAGCCGTGGGCGGTTGGGGTGTCTGGCAGGTGCGTCACCTGCAGGCCAATAATCAGCAGCAGCTGAGCCAGGTGCAGGCGCTGAATGACCAGGCACAAAGCCTCAAGCTCAATGAGGAGCGCCTGAGCGCACGGCTGGCACAATTGCCTCCCGCCGATGAACTGGAAGCGCGCAGCCGTCTGGTTGTTCAGCTGCAAGGTGATCAGCAGCGGCTGAACCAACGGCTGGAAACAGTACTTGGCGCCAGTCGCAAGGACTGGCGTCTGGCCGAGGCCGAGCACCTGCTGCGTCTGGCCAGCCTGCGACTGTCAGCGTTGCAGGACATCAGCAGTGCCCAGGCACTGGTCCAGGGAGCCGACGAGATATTGCGCGAGCAGAACGACCCGGGCTCCTTTGCCGCTCGCGAGCAGGTGGCCAAGACCCTGATCGCCTTGCGCAGCACCGAACAGCCGGATCGCACCGGCCTGTTCCTGCGTCTGGGCGCGCTGCGCGATCAAGTGGCCAGCCTCACCGAGCTGGCACCGGAGTACAAGGATCGTGGCGATTCGTTGCTGGGCCTGACCTCCGATGGCGACGGTGCCAGTCGCTGGGCGCAATGGTGGGATCAGATCTCGCGTTACATCCGTATCGATTTCAATGCCGACAAAAACGTTCGCCCATTGCTGGCCGGCCAGAGCCTGAGCCAGGTACGCCTGGCCCTGAGCCTGGCGCTGGAGCAGGCACAATGGGCCGCCCTCAATGGCCAGCCGGCGGTTTACTCCCAAGTGCTGGACGAAGCGCGGGACATCCTCAAGGGCAACTTCAACCCGGACAACGCCCAAAGCAAAGTCATGCTTGAGCAGGTCGCCGAGTTGAGCAGGCAACCTGTCACCGTCGTCACGCCGGATATGACCGGCACCCTGAGCGCGGTGCAGGGCTATCTGGAGCGGCGCAACGTCAACGCCGAGGATTCGGTCAAGCCACTGACCAGGCCTGCCGCGAACGCCGCGCCGGAGGCCACGCCATGA
- a CDS encoding mechanosensitive ion channel family protein: protein MDAFKLPLPAVWAEPIWLGVQILLILLAGYFTQRFVAKGLTRLGERYPFPPQLMMPLRGGLRWLIMGSALIFVLERLGVSATVLWTALSGFVAVAAVAFFAIWSVLSNLLCAILIFTVGPFRIGDVVELVDTTDKPGVKGRVVAINLLYTTLVEAEELGTGSAMVQVPNSLFFQRSVRRWRGTDVFPSSGFEK, encoded by the coding sequence ATGGACGCCTTCAAGCTGCCGCTGCCAGCGGTGTGGGCCGAGCCGATCTGGCTTGGCGTGCAAATCCTGCTGATCCTGCTCGCCGGCTACTTCACCCAGCGCTTCGTCGCCAAAGGCCTGACCCGCCTCGGTGAGCGCTACCCGTTCCCGCCGCAGCTGATGATGCCGCTGCGGGGCGGATTGCGCTGGCTGATCATGGGCAGCGCGCTGATTTTCGTCCTGGAGCGACTCGGTGTCTCGGCCACGGTGCTCTGGACCGCGTTGTCCGGTTTCGTCGCAGTCGCGGCGGTGGCGTTTTTCGCCATATGGAGCGTGCTCTCGAACCTGCTGTGCGCGATCCTGATCTTTACCGTCGGCCCGTTTCGCATCGGTGACGTGGTCGAGTTGGTGGACACCACCGACAAGCCCGGCGTCAAAGGCCGGGTGGTGGCGATCAATCTTCTTTACACCACGCTGGTCGAGGCCGAAGAACTCGGCACTGGCAGCGCCATGGTGCAGGTGCCCAACAGTTTGTTCTTCCAGCGTTCGGTACGGCGCTGGCGCGGGACGGATGTGTTTCCTTCCAGCGGGTTTGAAAAGTAA
- a CDS encoding ATP-binding cassette domain-containing protein has translation MIRLQNLTLQRGPQRLLEDAELTLHAGQKAGLIGANGAGKSSLFALLRGELHPDSGDCFLPADWRIAHMRQEVDTLERLAVDYVLDGDLRLRQVQRDLAVAEAAHDGAAQARLHSELDSADGYTADARARKLLAGLGFTNEQMDRQVGDFSGGWRMRLNLAQALMCPSDLLLLDEPTNHLDLDAIIWLEEWLKSYPGTLMLISHDRDFLDAVVDHIAHVDQRKITLYRGGYSAFERARAERLAQQQQAYEKQQVQRAHMESYIARFKAQATKARQAQSRIKALERMEELTAAHVDSPFDFVFRESQKISSPLIDLSDARLGYGDIAVLEKVKLQLTPGARIGLLGPNGAGKSTLIKNLAGELSPLAGRLTRGENTVVGYFAQHQLDSLDSKASPLLHLQRLAPTEREQTLRDFLGGFDFRGARIDEPVLNFSGGEKARLALALIAWDRPNLLLLDEPTNHLDLEMRLALTMALQEFSGAVLVVSHDRHLLKSTTDNFYLVADGKVEEFDGDLEDYTRWLVEYRQRNAPVSNTPVNPDKTDKKAQRQAAAALREQLAPHKREADKLEAELGKLHEKLAKVDTSLGDSDIYEQARKNELRDLLAEQARLKVREAELEEAWMDALELLESMQAELEALS, from the coding sequence ATGATTCGACTTCAGAACCTGACTTTACAGCGTGGCCCGCAACGTCTGCTAGAAGACGCCGAGCTGACGCTGCACGCCGGCCAGAAAGCCGGCCTCATCGGTGCCAACGGCGCCGGCAAATCGAGCCTGTTCGCCTTGCTTCGGGGCGAACTGCACCCGGACTCGGGTGATTGCTTCCTGCCGGCCGACTGGCGTATCGCCCACATGCGCCAGGAGGTCGACACCCTCGAACGTCTGGCGGTCGACTACGTGCTCGATGGCGACCTGCGCCTGCGCCAGGTGCAACGCGACCTGGCGGTAGCCGAAGCGGCCCATGACGGTGCCGCTCAGGCCCGCCTGCACTCGGAACTCGACAGCGCCGACGGTTACACCGCCGACGCCCGGGCGCGCAAGTTGCTGGCCGGCCTTGGGTTCACCAACGAACAGATGGATCGTCAGGTCGGGGATTTCTCCGGTGGCTGGCGGATGCGCCTGAACCTGGCGCAAGCCTTGATGTGCCCATCGGACCTGTTGCTGCTCGACGAACCGACCAACCACCTCGACCTCGACGCCATCATCTGGCTCGAAGAGTGGCTCAAGAGTTATCCCGGCACCTTGATGTTGATCTCCCACGACCGGGATTTCCTCGATGCCGTGGTCGACCACATAGCCCACGTCGATCAGCGCAAGATCACCCTGTACCGCGGTGGCTACAGCGCCTTCGAGCGCGCTCGTGCCGAACGCCTGGCCCAGCAACAGCAGGCGTACGAGAAGCAGCAGGTGCAACGTGCGCACATGGAAAGCTACATCGCCCGCTTCAAGGCCCAGGCCACCAAGGCCCGTCAGGCCCAGAGTCGGATCAAGGCTCTGGAGCGGATGGAAGAGCTGACCGCTGCCCACGTCGATTCGCCGTTCGATTTCGTTTTCCGTGAATCGCAGAAAATTTCCAGCCCGCTGATCGACCTGTCCGATGCCCGCCTGGGTTACGGCGACATAGCTGTGCTGGAGAAGGTCAAGCTGCAACTGACCCCGGGTGCGCGGATCGGTCTGCTCGGCCCGAACGGCGCCGGTAAATCGACCCTGATCAAGAACCTTGCCGGTGAGCTGTCGCCATTGGCTGGCCGCTTGACCCGTGGCGAGAACACCGTCGTTGGTTACTTCGCCCAGCATCAGCTGGACTCGCTGGACTCCAAGGCCAGCCCGTTGCTGCACTTGCAGCGCCTGGCGCCGACCGAGCGCGAGCAGACCCTGCGCGACTTCCTCGGCGGTTTCGACTTCCGTGGCGCGCGAATCGACGAGCCGGTACTGAATTTCTCCGGTGGCGAGAAGGCACGCCTGGCGTTGGCCTTGATCGCCTGGGATAGACCGAACCTGTTGCTGCTCGACGAACCGACCAACCACCTGGACCTGGAAATGCGTCTGGCGCTGACCATGGCCCTGCAGGAATTCAGTGGTGCGGTATTGGTGGTCTCTCACGATCGCCACTTGCTCAAAAGCACTACCGACAATTTCTATCTGGTGGCGGACGGCAAGGTCGAAGAGTTCGACGGCGATCTGGAGGACTACACCCGCTGGCTGGTGGAGTATCGCCAGCGCAACGCCCCGGTCAGCAACACGCCGGTCAACCCGGACAAGACCGACAAGAAAGCCCAGCGTCAGGCCGCTGCTGCGTTGCGCGAGCAACTGGCACCGCACAAGCGCGAGGCTGACAAGCTCGAAGCCGAACTCGGCAAGCTCCACGAAAAGCTGGCGAAGGTCGATACCAGCCTCGGCGACAGCGACATCTACGAGCAGGCGCGCAAGAACGAATTGCGTGATCTGCTGGCCGAACAGGCCAGGCTGAAGGTGCGCGAGGCGGAGCTGGAAGAAGCGTGGATGGACGCCCTGGAATTGCTGGAAAGCATGCAGGCGGAGCTGGAGGCACTGTCCTGA
- a CDS encoding AlgP family protein has protein sequence MSATKKPVNTPLHLLQQLSSSLLEHLETACSEALADAEKLLAKLEKQRGKAQEKLHKSRTKLQDAAAAGKAKAQAKAKGVVADLEELLDALKDRQSETRGYILQLKRDAQESLKLAQGVGRVQEAVGKVLSLRAAKPAAAPAKKAAAKPAAAKAPAKPAAAKPAAKTAAAKPAAKPAARKPAAASAAKPAAKTTAAKPAAARPAAARPAAAKTAAAKPAVAKTAAAKPAAKPAVKPAAKPAARTAAAKPAAKPAAKPVAAKPAAKPAAKPAAKPAVKAAAKPAAKPAAAKPAVAAKPAAAKPVAAKPAAAKPAAKPAAKPAVKKPVAAKPATAPVAKPAAPAAPAAPAPAATTSTAAPALTPAATSSVVTTPASAS, from the coding sequence ATGTCGGCCACCAAGAAGCCAGTAAACACTCCGTTGCACTTGCTCCAACAACTCTCGAGCAGCCTGCTCGAGCATCTGGAAACCGCTTGTTCCGAAGCCTTGGCTGATGCTGAAAAATTGCTCGCCAAACTGGAAAAGCAGCGCGGAAAAGCGCAAGAAAAACTGCACAAGTCCCGCACCAAATTGCAGGACGCTGCGGCGGCCGGAAAAGCCAAGGCACAAGCCAAGGCCAAGGGCGTAGTGGCCGATCTTGAGGAGCTGCTCGATGCCCTCAAGGATCGTCAATCGGAAACCCGCGGCTACATTCTGCAACTCAAGCGCGATGCTCAGGAAAGCCTGAAACTGGCCCAGGGCGTCGGTCGTGTACAAGAGGCTGTCGGCAAGGTGTTGTCCCTGCGCGCGGCCAAACCTGCTGCGGCACCTGCGAAGAAAGCCGCTGCCAAACCGGCTGCTGCAAAAGCACCGGCCAAGCCTGCTGCTGCCAAGCCAGCCGCTAAAACTGCCGCAGCTAAACCTGCTGCTAAACCTGCTGCGAGAAAACCGGCTGCTGCCAGTGCCGCAAAACCAGCGGCTAAAACCACGGCTGCCAAACCTGCCGCTGCACGTCCTGCTGCTGCACGTCCTGCCGCTGCAAAAACTGCGGCTGCCAAACCAGCTGTGGCTAAAACCGCCGCCGCAAAACCAGCTGCAAAACCAGCTGTAAAACCGGCCGCTAAACCAGCTGCCCGCACTGCTGCGGCGAAACCTGCTGCCAAGCCGGCTGCAAAACCTGTCGCTGCAAAACCGGCAGCCAAACCGGCAGCTAAACCAGCGGCAAAACCTGCTGTAAAAGCGGCTGCTAAACCTGCTGCTAAACCAGCTGCAGCTAAACCAGCCGTTGCCGCCAAGCCAGCCGCTGCCAAGCCAGTCGCCGCCAAGCCGGCTGCTGCAAAACCCGCTGCAAAACCAGCGGCCAAGCCTGCAGTGAAAAAACCGGTTGCCGCCAAGCCAGCCACCGCACCGGTTGCCAAGCCAGCCGCTCCGGCTGCGCCAGCAGCACCTGCTCCGGCAGCAACTACCTCAACAGCTGCGCCAGCGCTAACGCCTGCCGCAACTTCGAGTGTTGTAACCACCCCAGCCAGCGCTTCCTAA
- a CDS encoding uroporphyrinogen-III synthase, protein MIGWRLLLTRPAEEAEALSSLLAEQGIFSNSLPLLDIMPIAATDTMRQVIQALDQFCAVIVVSKPAARICVELLERYWSSPPGVKWFSVGAATAQILEDNGLDVSFPAEGDDSEALLELSRLREAIARPDARVLILRGEGGRELLAERLRELGASVEYLELYRRGLPIYPPTLLPQRIQAERLNGLVVSSGQGFEHLQQLAGDAWPQLARLPLFVPSPRVAEMARAAGAKTVVDCRGASAAALLTALREHPVPVF, encoded by the coding sequence GTGATCGGCTGGCGCTTGCTGCTGACGCGTCCCGCCGAAGAAGCGGAGGCGCTGAGCAGCCTTTTGGCCGAGCAGGGGATATTCAGTAACAGTCTGCCGCTTTTGGACATCATGCCCATTGCGGCGACTGACACAATGCGCCAGGTGATTCAGGCCCTGGATCAGTTCTGCGCCGTCATTGTGGTCAGCAAGCCGGCCGCCCGGATCTGCGTCGAACTGCTCGAGCGATATTGGTCGTCACCGCCTGGTGTGAAGTGGTTCAGCGTCGGCGCGGCGACTGCGCAGATCCTCGAGGATAACGGGCTGGACGTGAGCTTCCCGGCAGAAGGCGATGACAGTGAAGCCTTGCTCGAACTTTCCCGATTGCGCGAGGCTATAGCGCGACCCGATGCGCGCGTGCTGATCCTGCGCGGGGAGGGCGGGCGCGAGTTGCTGGCTGAGCGTTTGCGTGAGCTTGGTGCTAGTGTCGAGTATCTGGAACTGTACCGCCGGGGATTGCCGATTTACCCGCCGACGCTGCTGCCGCAACGGATCCAGGCGGAACGCCTGAACGGGCTGGTGGTCAGCAGTGGACAAGGTTTTGAGCACCTGCAGCAATTGGCCGGCGATGCCTGGCCGCAGTTGGCGCGGTTGCCGTTGTTTGTACCGAGCCCCAGGGTTGCCGAAATGGCGCGTGCCGCCGGGGCCAAAACAGTTGTGGATTGTCGCGGCGCCAGTGCCGCGGCCTTGCTGACGGCGTTGCGGGAGCATCCCGTACCCGTTTTCTGA